A genomic segment from Castor canadensis chromosome 1, mCasCan1.hap1v2, whole genome shotgun sequence encodes:
- the LOC109701595 gene encoding putative olfactory receptor 5AK3, which yields MTRGNGTEVTEFYLLGFGAKQDFHYALFIVFLVIYVTAMVVNTGMILLINTDSRLQTPMYFFLQHLAFIDICYTSAITPKMPQNFIVENKSISFRGCVAQLLVYVIFATSDCYLLAAMAVDRYVAICKPLHYPIIMSRTVCILMVAGSYLIGSINSSVHTGFTFSLSFCKSNHINHFYCDGPQIITLSCSSIDINIMLIFTFVGFNLMFTVSVITVSYMYIMATILKMSSASGRKKTFSTCASHLTAVTIFYGTLSYMYLEPHSDNSQENRKVVSVFYGIVIPMLNPLIYSLRNKEVKEAIKVTGKKFIRLDPNC from the coding sequence ATGACAAGAGGAAATGGCACTGAAGTCACTGAATTCTATCTGTTGGGATTTGGTGCCAAACAAGACTTTCACTATGCCCTTTTCATTGTATTTCTGGTGATCTATGTGACAGCCATGGTGGTTAATACTGGAATGATCCTACTCATCAACACAGACTCCagacttcaaacacccatgtacTTTTTCTTACAACATTTGGCTTTCATTGATATCTGTTACACATCTGCTATCACTCCAAAGATGCCGCAAAATTTCATAGTGGAAAACAAATCCATCTCATTCAGAGGATGTGTAGCACAATTATTGGTCTATGTAATATTTGCAACCAGTGACTGTTATCTGCTGGCAGCTATGGCAGTGGACCGTTATGTAGCCATCTGTAAGCCTCTTCACTATCCCATAATCATGTCAAGAACAGTTTGCATCCTGATGGTAGCTGGTTCATATCTCATAGGATCAATAAATTCCTCTGTACACACAGGCTTTACATTTTCACTCTCCTTCTGTAAATCCAACCACATTAATCACTTTTACTGCGATGGTCCCCAAATTATCACCCTTTCATGCTCCAGCATTGATATAAACATCATGCTTATTTTTACCTTTGTTGGATTTAACCTGATGTTCACTGTGTCAGTCATTACTGTCTCTTATATGTACATCATGGCTACCATCTTAAAGATGTCTTCTGCTTCTGGGAGGAAGAAAACCTTCTCTACATGTGCCTCCCACCTGACAGCTGTCACCATTTTCTATGGAACCCTCTCTTATATGTACTTAGAACCTCATTCTGATAATTCTCAGGAGAACCGaaaagtggtttctgtcttttatGGCATTGTGATTCCCATGTTAAACCCTCTGATCTACAGCTTGAGAAACAAAGAGGTAAAAGAAGCTATAAAAGTGACAGGAAAAAAGTTCATTAGACTTGATCCTAATTGTTAA